The proteins below come from a single Natrinema sp. SYSU A 869 genomic window:
- a CDS encoding phage tail protein: protein MDFSYATTTSTADWREWVGRNVNVREEGIGLATTVTIERSTIEDDAVDVAMDSNGDLYTLRSSGALYRHDPMADITQRLWTRSDGEVDDPRALCVDDDRAFIVDGTDGSITVVAPRLQRTIGTIETDTIDPICIAHAGGILYLLDDVGHVRTVGRDGGPELTIDWWLVDPTDLAVGADGRGYVLDRNDGNPVIRSFEGDNAADDQFPITDAEFAAGDGEFSPTALSVVDDTLFVAGRLEDGTGTPALLERDPESGSFRERHRFDHPCRTLAARPTAPDDRRELYAVTGPNGPSKLLRERQRHARHPRRERHVGDAFHRYDSGADETEWHRLALELSQLTASTQVRVRYIATNRPMPSETELEDLDTVPVDAVDSLRDLGVTSVWDLACRDGAHLTSGLSGRSRSDIDAWQTAAIDALAAHADADWTTVDSLNPNDVLLRDAVGRYLFVALELDGSPQSSPRVDSVTAFCPRQSYLRYLPELYQEDDRSAAFLEQYLSVFESVFTDIEAEIDGISRYFDPDAVPSEALSWLEQWLAVETDENWSEDARRELLSRAPELYKRRGTKAGLQSMLELYLRHAGSASVTLSSASSPGDDGSDGDGMSADAGGPTAPTATADGGDGTVGDTPSGHRLFFIDGDDLACIDRDSVRRQYPLSASGPQSFAVFCGPFKTDDERAAIETIVTSGKPAHVGANVIEIDEDLRLDGDSFLGINSRLTEREFSLGETTLGENTVLIDRSESK from the coding sequence TGGCGGGAGTGGGTCGGCCGGAACGTCAATGTCCGCGAAGAAGGGATCGGACTGGCGACGACAGTCACCATCGAACGGTCGACGATCGAGGACGACGCCGTCGACGTGGCGATGGATTCGAACGGCGACCTGTACACGCTTCGCTCATCGGGAGCGCTGTATCGACACGACCCGATGGCGGACATCACGCAACGCCTGTGGACCCGCTCCGACGGTGAGGTCGACGATCCGCGTGCGCTCTGTGTCGACGACGATCGGGCCTTCATCGTGGACGGCACCGACGGCTCGATCACCGTCGTCGCACCCCGGCTCCAGCGGACGATCGGGACCATCGAGACCGACACGATCGATCCGATCTGCATCGCTCACGCCGGCGGGATCCTCTATCTTCTCGACGATGTCGGTCACGTCCGGACCGTCGGACGGGACGGCGGCCCTGAGTTGACTATCGACTGGTGGCTCGTCGATCCGACCGACCTCGCTGTCGGTGCTGACGGCCGCGGCTATGTGCTCGACCGCAACGACGGCAACCCGGTCATCCGGTCGTTCGAGGGTGACAACGCTGCTGACGACCAGTTCCCGATCACGGACGCCGAATTTGCCGCGGGGGACGGCGAATTCTCCCCGACCGCTCTCTCGGTGGTTGACGACACACTCTTCGTCGCCGGCCGACTCGAGGACGGGACCGGGACGCCGGCACTGCTCGAGCGAGACCCCGAATCGGGATCGTTCCGCGAACGCCATCGGTTCGATCATCCGTGTCGAACCCTTGCCGCTCGACCCACCGCACCCGACGATCGGCGGGAACTGTACGCCGTCACCGGTCCGAACGGACCCAGCAAACTGCTCCGGGAGCGACAACGCCACGCACGCCATCCGCGACGGGAGCGCCACGTCGGCGACGCGTTCCACCGATACGACTCTGGGGCGGACGAGACCGAGTGGCATCGCCTCGCGCTCGAACTCTCCCAGTTGACTGCGAGCACGCAGGTCCGTGTTCGCTATATCGCCACGAACCGACCGATGCCTAGCGAAACAGAACTCGAAGATCTTGATACTGTGCCGGTCGACGCGGTCGACTCCCTCCGTGATCTTGGCGTGACCTCCGTGTGGGATCTCGCCTGTCGTGACGGTGCCCATCTCACATCAGGCCTGTCAGGCCGTTCACGGTCGGACATCGACGCTTGGCAGACAGCAGCGATCGACGCACTGGCGGCACACGCCGACGCCGACTGGACGACCGTCGACTCGCTGAACCCGAACGATGTCCTCTTGCGGGACGCCGTTGGTCGATACCTGTTCGTCGCGCTCGAACTCGACGGGAGTCCGCAATCGTCGCCGCGCGTCGACTCCGTCACGGCGTTCTGTCCGCGCCAGTCATACCTCCGATACCTCCCAGAACTCTATCAAGAGGACGATCGTTCGGCCGCGTTCTTAGAACAGTACCTCTCCGTGTTCGAGTCCGTCTTCACCGATATCGAGGCGGAGATCGACGGGATCAGCCGTTACTTCGATCCCGACGCCGTTCCGAGCGAGGCACTCTCGTGGCTCGAGCAGTGGCTCGCGGTCGAGACCGACGAGAACTGGTCCGAGGACGCGCGGCGGGAACTGCTCTCACGGGCACCGGAGCTGTACAAACGACGCGGCACGAAAGCGGGGCTTCAGTCGATGCTCGAACTCTATCTCCGCCATGCCGGATCGGCGTCTGTGACGCTTTCGTCAGCATCCTCTCCGGGCGACGACGGCTCTGACGGCGATGGGATGTCCGCCGATGCGGGCGGGCCGACGGCACCGACAGCGACGGCCGACGGCGGCGACGGAACCGTCGGGGATACGCCGTCGGGCCACCGGCTGTTCTTCATCGACGGCGACGACCTCGCGTGTATCGACCGCGATTCGGTTCGCCGCCAATATCCTCTTTCCGCGTCCGGCCCGCAGTCCTTCGCCGTGTTCTGTGGCCCGTTCAAAACCGACGATGAGCGGGCCGCGATCGAGACGATCGTTACCTCGGGCAAACCGGCCCATGTCGGCGCGAATGTCATCGAAATCGACGAGGACCTGCGCCTCGACGGTGACTCGTTCCTGGGAATAAACAGTCGATTGACCGAACGGGAGTTCTCGCTCGGTGAGACGACGCTCGGTGAGAACACGGTGCTGATCGACCGGAGTGAGTCGAAGTAA
- the lpdA gene encoding dihydrolipoyl dehydrogenase yields the protein MVVGDVTTGTDVLVVGAGPAGYVAAIRAGQLDLDVTLVEKDAYGGTCLNYGCIPSKALITATDVAHEAAAAEEMGIHADPAIDLAGMMDWKDGVVDQLTSGVEKLCKANQVNLLEGTARFADENTVRVSHSGEGQGSESLEFEHAIIATGSRPIQIPNFEFGDEPVLDSKQALALESVPDSLVVVGAGYIGMELASVFAKLGTDVTVIEMLDSILPGYDDDLKRPVKQRATNLGIDFELGYTASDWNDLEDGDEIRVVAEPAEQVTADGGSAEAVEDERLELDTEKVLVAVGRQPVSDTLDLVEAGVETDDSGFIQTDSRACTNIDHIFAVGDVAGEPMLAHKGSAEGQVAAEVIAGEPAALDHQAMPAVVFTDPEIATVGMTESEAEEAGFETVTGQFPFRASGRALTTGDSDGFVKIVADDGDGYVLGASIVGPEASELIAELGLAIELGATLEDVASTVHTHPTLSEAVMEAAENALGHAIHTLNR from the coding sequence ATGGTCGTTGGAGATGTTACCACTGGCACGGACGTACTGGTCGTCGGCGCAGGCCCCGCCGGCTATGTGGCCGCGATTCGCGCCGGCCAACTCGATCTAGATGTCACGCTCGTCGAGAAAGACGCCTACGGAGGAACCTGCCTGAACTACGGCTGTATCCCATCCAAGGCACTGATCACCGCGACTGATGTCGCCCATGAGGCCGCTGCCGCCGAGGAGATGGGCATCCATGCTGACCCTGCAATCGATCTCGCCGGGATGATGGACTGGAAGGACGGCGTCGTCGATCAGCTCACGAGCGGCGTCGAAAAGCTCTGCAAGGCGAATCAGGTCAACCTGCTCGAAGGCACCGCCCGCTTTGCGGACGAGAACACCGTCCGCGTCTCCCACAGCGGCGAGGGCCAGGGCTCGGAGAGCCTCGAGTTCGAACACGCGATCATCGCGACCGGCTCGCGCCCCATCCAGATCCCGAACTTCGAGTTCGGTGACGAGCCCGTGTTGGACTCGAAGCAGGCACTCGCGCTCGAGTCCGTCCCCGACTCGCTGGTCGTCGTCGGGGCCGGCTACATCGGCATGGAACTCGCGAGCGTCTTCGCCAAACTGGGGACCGACGTAACCGTCATCGAGATGCTCGACTCGATCCTCCCGGGATACGACGACGATCTCAAACGCCCAGTGAAGCAACGGGCGACGAATCTGGGAATCGACTTCGAGCTCGGCTATACTGCGTCGGATTGGAACGACCTCGAGGACGGGGATGAGATTCGCGTCGTCGCCGAGCCGGCCGAACAGGTCACTGCCGACGGTGGGAGCGCCGAGGCCGTCGAGGACGAACGCCTCGAACTCGACACCGAGAAGGTACTCGTGGCCGTCGGCCGCCAGCCGGTCTCGGACACGCTCGACCTCGTAGAAGCCGGCGTCGAGACCGACGACAGCGGGTTCATCCAAACCGACTCGCGCGCATGCACGAACATCGACCATATCTTCGCCGTGGGCGATGTCGCCGGCGAACCGATGCTCGCTCACAAGGGCAGCGCGGAGGGGCAGGTCGCCGCCGAAGTGATCGCCGGCGAGCCCGCGGCCCTCGACCATCAGGCCATGCCCGCGGTTGTCTTCACCGACCCCGAAATCGCCACCGTCGGGATGACCGAATCCGAGGCCGAGGAAGCCGGGTTCGAGACCGTCACCGGTCAGTTCCCGTTCCGCGCCAGCGGCCGTGCGCTGACGACCGGCGACTCCGACGGCTTCGTCAAAATCGTTGCCGACGACGGAGACGGCTATGTCCTCGGTGCCTCAATCGTCGGCCCCGAGGCCTCGGAACTGATCGCCGAACTCGGCCTCGCGATCGAACTCGGTGCCACCCTCGAGGACGTCGCCTCGACGGTCCACACCCATCCGACGCTCTCGGAGGCAGTGATGGAAGCCGCCGAAAATGCGCTCGGACACGCGATTCACACGCTCAATCGGTAA
- a CDS encoding helix-turn-helix domain-containing protein, with translation MVRDPFASESTPSAEEICSALDDPDCREIIRNLEEPMTASELSKRCEIPQSTLYRKLELLTEATLLEESTEIRQDGHHASKYSVAFDEITLGLDEERSLTVQIDRPARTADERLAELWSEVRKET, from the coding sequence ATGGTCCGGGACCCGTTCGCTTCGGAATCGACGCCATCCGCGGAGGAGATCTGTTCTGCGCTGGACGATCCCGACTGCCGCGAGATCATTCGCAATCTCGAGGAACCAATGACCGCGTCGGAGCTATCGAAGCGGTGTGAGATTCCGCAGTCGACGCTGTACCGGAAACTCGAGTTATTGACCGAAGCGACGCTGCTCGAGGAGTCGACCGAAATTCGACAGGACGGCCATCACGCGAGCAAGTACTCGGTCGCGTTCGACGAGATTACGCTTGGGCTGGACGAGGAGCGGTCGCTGACGGTCCAAATCGACCGGCCGGCGCGGACGGCAGACGAACGGCTTGCGGAGCTGTGGTCGGAGGTGCGAAAGGAAACATGA